In Pseudomonas glycinae, the DNA window CCTGCGCCCCTCATCCACGCCTGGAAATCAGGCGAAAACCCACACCAGTCCCTGCATCGCCAGCCACGCGAACACGCCGGCCAGCACGTCGTCGAGCATGATGCCGACGCCGCCGTGAACATGCCGGTCGATCCAGCGGATCGGCCACGGCTTGAGAATGTCGAAGAAGCGGAACACGAGGAACCCGGCCAGCAACCAGTACCAGCCTTCCGGCACCAGCCACAGGGTGATCCACATCCCGACCATTTCGTCCCAGACGATGCCTTCGTGGTCGTGCACCCGCAGATCGTCGGCCACTTTGCCGCACAGCCAGAAGCCGAACAGCATGGTGATCCCGAGCATCAGCCAGTACCCCCAGTCCGGCAGCATCTGCCACAACGGAATAAAGGGTAGTGCAACTAACGAGCCCCAAGTGCCCGGCGCCTTGGGCAAGGTGCCCGAACCGAAACCGAACGCCAGAAAATGCCAGGGGTTGCGCCAGACCGACGGCGGAACGAATTCGGCCGGAACCTGTTTCGGGTGATCTGTCACGGTGACTCCTGAAAATGTTGATAACCCCGGATTTGCGGGGTGATGTCGTGCCCGTCGCGATCCAGCAGCACTACGCCCTGCCCTTGCGTCACGCGGCCGATCACATGGATCGACCAGCCATCGGCGAGCAATGCCGGCAACTCGACGGACGACAAGGTGAAGGCCAGCACGTAATCATCGCCGCCGCTCAACGCCGCACGCTCGGCGCCGCGCTGGCCGAGAAACGCCACCAGCGCATCCGACAGTGGGACACGCTCACGCTCGATTTCAAGGCGAACCTTCGACGCCAGGGCGATGTGGCCACAGTCGGCGAGCAGGCCATCGGAGATGTCCAGCGCCGAAGTGGCCTTGCCACGCAGCGCCTGGCCGAGAGCGAGTTGCGGTTGCGGCGCCCAGTAATGATCGAGCAGCGGCCGGGCGATGTGTGGTTCGGCGTCTCGCTGCCCCAGCACCAGCGGCAAGGCCCCGGCGGCATTGCCCAGCTCACCGCCGACACACAGCAGATCGCCCGGCTGCGCGCCGCTGCGGGTCAACGCTTTATCGGCCGGGACGCGCCCGAACACGGTGACGGTCAGGCTCAACGGCCCGCGGGTCGTATCGCCGCCGACCAGTGCCACGCCGCAGCCCTGCGCCATGCGGTTCAAACCGCGGGCATAGGCTTGCAGCCAATCGGCAGTCACCGTCGGCAGAGTCAGGGCAAGGGTAAAGGCGACGGGCGTGGCACCCATGGCAGCGAGGTCGCTGACCGCCACGGCCAGCGAGCGCTGACCGAGCAGAAACGGATCGCAGGGATCGGCGAAATGTACGCCGGCCACCAGCGTATCGGTGGAAACCGCCAGCTGTTCCCCGGAAGGAACCGCCAGCAAGGCGCAGTCATCGCCGATCCCCAGTGCAACGCCTTCACCGCCCTGCGCACAAGGCGCGGCGGCGAAGAAATTGCGGATCAGCTCAAACTCGCCCATGGCCGAGAAAAAGTATTCAAGCGCGGATCAGCGCTTGAACGCCTTCACTTCAGCTTCACGCAGGCGCGGAGCCAGCTTGTCGAGCACGCCGTTGACGAACTTGTGGCCGTCGGTCGAACCGAACACCTTGGCCAGTTCGATACCTTCGTTGATCACAACGCGGTACGGCACGTCGACGCGCTTGAGCAGTTCCCAGGTGGACAGGCGCAGAACCGCCAGTTCAACCGGATCCAGCTCTTCGATCGCCAGATCCAGGCAAGGCGTGAGCGCGGTGTCGATTTCGGTCTTGAACTGCGGAACCCCGTGGAGGATTTCGCGGAAGTACGCGCCATCGACATCGGTGAAATCGTTATCGACCCGGAACTG includes these proteins:
- the thiL gene encoding thiamine-phosphate kinase — protein: MGEFELIRNFFAAAPCAQGGEGVALGIGDDCALLAVPSGEQLAVSTDTLVAGVHFADPCDPFLLGQRSLAVAVSDLAAMGATPVAFTLALTLPTVTADWLQAYARGLNRMAQGCGVALVGGDTTRGPLSLTVTVFGRVPADKALTRSGAQPGDLLCVGGELGNAAGALPLVLGQRDAEPHIARPLLDHYWAPQPQLALGQALRGKATSALDISDGLLADCGHIALASKVRLEIERERVPLSDALVAFLGQRGAERAALSGGDDYVLAFTLSSVELPALLADGWSIHVIGRVTQGQGVVLLDRDGHDITPQIRGYQHFQESP
- the nusB gene encoding transcription antitermination factor NusB, which produces MISDESDRFNPRDPKPADAGKPSKSAKRREARQLATQALYQWHMAKASLNEIEAQFRVDNDFTDVDGAYFREILHGVPQFKTEIDTALTPCLDLAIEELDPVELAVLRLSTWELLKRVDVPYRVVINEGIELAKVFGSTDGHKFVNGVLDKLAPRLREAEVKAFKR
- a CDS encoding phosphatidylglycerophosphatase A is translated as MTDHPKQVPAEFVPPSVWRNPWHFLAFGFGSGTLPKAPGTWGSLVALPFIPLWQMLPDWGYWLMLGITMLFGFWLCGKVADDLRVHDHEGIVWDEMVGMWITLWLVPEGWYWLLAGFLVFRFFDILKPWPIRWIDRHVHGGVGIMLDDVLAGVFAWLAMQGLVWVFA